The Coprobacillus cateniformis DNA window TGATTGGTTATATCGTGCTCTAACATTCCTTGTTGTTTCTTGTCCTTGTGCTTTGGTCATTTCTATTCCATTAGGCTTATATGCTGGACTTGGTAAAGCAAGCAAAATGGGTGCTCTAATCAAAGGTGGGAATTATCTTGAATTATTAAAAGATGTTGATACTGTTGTTTTTGATAAAACTGGAACATTAACTCAAGGGCAATTTGATGTTGTTGAAGTGAATGGACAAGATGATTTATTGATGTATGGTGCATATGGAGAGTTTTATAGTAATCATCCAATTGCAAAAAGTATTGTTGCAAAATATGGTCAAAGTATTGATGAGAATCAAATTGATGATTTTAAAGAAATTGCAGGTAAAGGTATTGATGTTAAGATTCAAGGAAAACATGTATGTCTAGGAAATGAATCTTTCTTTGAGGATATGAATATTCAAGTGAAAGAGCCAAAAACTGTTGGTACAATCGTTTATGTTGCTATTGATGGACAATTTGCTGGTTCCATTGTTGTTGCAGATCAAATTAAAGAATCTACAATGAAAGGAATTCAGTTATTAAAAGAAGTTGGAATTAAAAATACTGTTATGCTAACTGGAGATCATCATAGGGTTGCGAATGATGTTGCACAGAAACTAGGAATTGATACAGTTTATAGTGAGCTGTTACCACAAGATAAAGTTCAACAGGTTGAAAAGTTATTGAAACAAGATGGTTATGTTGCCTTTGTAGGTGATGGTATCAATGATGCTCCTGTTTTAGCAAGGGCTGATATCGGGATTGCAATGGGTGGTGTTGGAAGTGATGCTGCTATTGAAGCGGCAGATGTTGTTTTAATGCAAGATAATATTGAAACAATTAAAGATGCAATTATCATTTCTCATAAGACAAATAAAGTCTTGAAGCAAAATGTTACTTTCACATTAGTTATTAAAATTGGTGTCTTGTTGTTAACGATGTTTGGTTGGTCAAATATGTGGATGGGTGTTTTTGCTGATGTTGGAGTTACATTAATTGCGATTCTTAATTCTATGAGAGTTTTAAAATAAATAATAGAGATAGTATCTCAATAATGAAATGAACCCAAATATCAGGTTGTTTAAACTTTGGGGGATTTCATAGAGATGCTATCTTTTTTTGATGTAAAATAAGAAATGCTGGTATTCATTAATGACTATTGATGCTTCAAGTGAAATAGTAGTTGTGGTAGATAATATGACTCAAGAAGGTATAAAAATTCTAAAAAATGATTCATCTATGACTTTATCAATGGTCTGATGATTAGAACAAATTAACTTTCAGCCAGAAAAAAGAGTCAGACTGGTTTATTTATCGTATGGTGGTTTGGTGGATCTTGTTGTCACTGAAACTCTTATTTGCTATGTAAGGAAAGATTAAATAAATAGTATAGTCTTCAATAAACAAGTGATTAGTGCTTGTTTGACAAAGATTATGTTTTTTTGATGATATTGAGTTAGAATATGATAACTTTTTAAGATTTAATGAATGTCTTGTGTTTTCATCGTTATAAAAATGCGTTATAATATAAATAATGGGGGATTGTTTATGACATTAGATGAAGTAAAACCAGGAATGACGGTTGTTATTGAAACAGTTGGTGGTAAAGGGCTATTACGCCGTCGTTTATTAGAAATGGGATTAACACCTAAAACAAAAATAAAGGTTCGTAAAGTGGCACCTATGGGTGATCCAATAGAAGTTTATTTACGAAGTTATGTTTTAACCTTAAGAAAAGATGATGCTTCCAAGATAGCAATCAAGGAGGTTAGTGATGAGTAGAAAAATAGCGTTAATAGGTAATCAAAATTGTGGAAAAACAACATTGTTTAATGCTTTAACAGGATCAAGTCAGCATGTTGGGAATTTTCCTGGCGTAACAGTTGAACAAAAAAAGGGTTTCATAAAAAAGCATAAAGAGCAATTTGAATTAATTGATTTGCCAGGTATTTATTCATTATCTCCATATACTTCTGAAGAAATTGTTTCCATTCAATTTCTATTAGATGAACATCCGGATTTAATTATTAATATTGTTGATGCAACAAATATGGAAAGAAATCTATATTTAACAATGCAATTAATGGAATTAAATATTCCTATGATTCTTGTTTTAAATATGATGGATGAAGTTGTGAGCAGTGGGAATTGTATAGATTTGGATGGCTTAAAAGAAAAACTGGGGATGAGTATTGTTCCTATCTCAGCTAGTAAAAATGAAGGTATTGAAGATGTTATTACTGAGATAGAAAGGAATATGGATCAGCCAGCTAGACATTTAGATTTATGTCATGGACCTGTTCATAAAGCGATTCATTCCATTTCACATATTGTTGAACAGAAGGTTAGAGCATTGCATCTTCCAGTACGTTATTGTGTGACAAAACTGATTGAAGGTGACAAAGAGATGTTTAAGACTCTACAATTATCTGAAAATGACTGTCATATTATTGAGCATATACTGGAAGGAATGGAAGAAGAGTCAGGAACTGATCGTGAAGCAGCATTGGTTGATATGCGTTATTCTTTCATTGAAGAGGTTTGTCAAGACTGTGTTTTTACAGAGTGTGAAACCAAAGAACAAATTCGTTCAGAGAAGATTGATTTGCTACTTACACATAAATACTTAGGAATACCAGTATTTATATTGATTATGTTATTCATTTTTTACTTTACATTCTATCTTATTGGTGCTCCTTTGCAGGATTTGATGGATAGTGGAATTACCATTGTTTCTGATTGGTTATTGGCATTTTTAGAAACGAACCATGTTGCTTACTGGTTACGCGCCTTAATTGGGGATGGTATTTTAGCAGGAGTGGGAAGTGTTTTGTCTTTTTTGCCTGTTATTGTTATTTTGTTTTTCTTTTTATCATTGCTAGAAGACAGTGGATATATGGCGAGAGTTGCTTTCGTTATGGATAAGGCTTTAAGGAAAATTGGCTTATCTGGCAGATCATTTGTTCCAATGCTGATAGGTTTTGGATGTAGTGTACCAGCTATAATGGCTACACGTACATTATCAAGTGATCGTGATCGTAAAATGACAATAGTATTAACACCATTTATGTCATGTAGTGCTAAATTGCCTATCTATGGAATGATTATAGCAGCATTTTTTCCAAGTAAAGCTGCTATAGTTATGATTACAATCTATTGTATTGGTATACTTGTTGCTGTTGTTTCAGCTTTGCTGTTGAAAAATACAATTTTTTTAGGAGAGCCTGTCCCATTTGTATTGGAATTACCAGCATATCGTATTCCAACTGCTAAAAATGTTATGCTAAATGTTTGGGATAAGGCAAAAGATTTTATTCGTAAAGCTTTTACAGTGATTTTTATAGCTTCTATTGTGATATGGTTCTTACAAAGTTTTAACTTCCAATTTGAAATGATAGAGGACAGCAGTCAAAGTATTTTAGCAGCAATTGGTACATTTGTTTCGCCTATATTTAAGCCACTTGGATTTAATGATTGGCGTGCCTCAACAGCATTAATGACTGGGATTACTGCAAAAGAATCTGTTGTTTCTACCTTAAGTGTTTTAACTGCAACAAATACAGCTACTTCTTTAAATAGTGCTTTGGCAGGAATATTTACTCCTATGAGTGCATTTGCATTCTTGGTATTTACTGTTTTGTATATGCCTTGTATTGCAGCATTTGCTGCTACAAAGAGAGAACTAGGTAGTTGGTTACAGGCTTTATTAACTGCTGGATTTCAAACTGGGATGGCATATTTAGTTGCTATGCTGATATATCAGATAGGAAATTTATTTCTATGAATAGAGTTGATATCATTGTTATTATAGTTTTATGTATATGTATTATTTTGGCTTATCGTATCATAAAAAAAGGACATTGCCATAATTGTTCAGATTGTCATAAGAATTGTGGAGGGAAGAAAGATGGAAGAGAATTTAAAGACTTTATTGAAAATCAAAGAGACAGAATTGATTAAATCTTTTGAGGCAAATAATATGACTTTAATGTTTGTGAAAAATCAAACAGAATTGGAGACTTATTTAAAAAGTATTTTAAAAGATGGTAAGAAAGTTGCTGTTGGTGGAAGTGTAACGCTGAATCAAATGGGTGTTGTTGATTTATTGCGTACGAGTGATGTCCATTTTATTGATCGATATGAAGAAGGATTGTCAAGAGATGTTATGGAAGATCGTTTTCGTGAGGCATTTTATGCTGATTTATTCATTACGAGTACAAACGCTTTAACTATGGATGGATGTTTGTATAATGTTGATGGAACAGGGAATCGTGTAGCAGCAATGATATTTGGACCAAAAGAGGTTATTGTGATTGCTGGATTGAATAAAATCTGTCAAGATGAAGCAGGTGCATTGTCACATATTAAAAATTGTAGTGCTCCAGCAAACGCTATTCGTTTAAATAAAAAAACACCTTGTGTAAAAACAGGCAGATGTATGGAATGCCATAGTCCAGAAAGAATTTGTAGCAGTTTTGTTAAATTAGGATATCAAGGGAAGGTTAATCGTATGAAAGTCATCATTGTTGAAGACTATTTAGGATATTAGGTGAATTTATGAAAAAACAAGCAGGATTGTTATTTCCGATATCAGTTTTGCCAGGACGTTATGGTGTTGGTGATTTTGGTCAACATGCTTATGAGCTGGTTGATAAGATGGCTAGCGCATCAATAACACTATGGCAGATTTTACCATTAAATCCATTAGGCTATGGAAATTCCCCATATCAGCCATTATCAACTCATGCTGGAGATGAAATTTATTTAAGTCTTGCTGGATTGGTAGAAGATAATTTATTATTGGCTGAAGAAGTGACATCTTTTCATACGCTTTATCATTTTGTGGATTATAAAGAAGTAAGACACGTTAAAGAGAAATTATATTTGAAAGCTTTTGAACGTTTTGAGGAAACTGATGAGTATCAACGTTTTGTAAAAGAAAATGATTGGGTACATCTTTATGCAGTTTTTAAAGTTTTTAAAGATCATAATCATCAAAAATCATGGGTTGAATGGGAAGACGAATATAAGTATTATTATCGTGATTTATCATTTTCTTTAACACCATTTTTAAAGGAAATTAATTATCAAATCTTCTTACAATATTATTTCTTTAAACAATGGAATGCATTAAAAAATTATGCAAATCAAAAAGGTATTTCAATTATTGGAGATATGCCAATTTATGTTGGTTTAGATTCAGTTGATGTTTGGGTGAATCAACAATGTTTTCTTTTGGAAGAAGATGGAAAGCCATCATTTGTAGCAGGAGTTCCACCAGATTATTTTAGTAAATTTGGTCAAAGATGGGGAAATCCACTTTATGATTGGGAGTATTTATCTAAACATCAGTTTGACTTTTGGGTTGAACGTATGAAAGCAGCTTCACAAATTTATGATACAGTACGGATTGATCATTTTAGAGCCTTTGATACGTATTGGAAAATTCCTGAAAGTGAATCAACAGCTATTATTGGTGATTGGATAGAAGCTCCTGGTTATCAATTGTTTGATACTTTGTTTAATAAGGTTCCAGAACTATCTATTCTCGCTGAAGATTTAGGCGAACTTCGTCATCAGGTTTATGATTTAAGAGATCATTATCATTTGAAAGGAATGTATGTTTTTCAGTTTCATTATTGTTATGATTTTGATTTTCATAAGGTTGTTGTTTACACTGGTACACACGATAATGATACACTTGTTGGCTGGTTAGATTCATTAGAAAAAGAAGACTATAAAAAAGTATCCACATATATTGCTAATTATGATGAGGTTCACGATTATCAAAAAATCATTCATTACTGTTTAGATTTAGAAGCAATGCATGTTATTGTTCCAGTATGGGATATGATGGGGTGTGATACATCAGCACGATTTAATGTACCTGGTAAGATAGGTTCGCCAAACTGGGAGTATCGTTTGTCATCCTTTGAACAATTTGATTCATATTTAGAAGATTATAAAAATATGATAGAAGTGAGTGGAAGAAAAGGGGTTTAATTATGAAACGTGCAGTGGTATTAGCTGGTGGCGGATCTAAAGGTGCTTATGAAGCTGGTTTCATGAAAGCACTTAGTGAGTTGGGTATTGATTACCAAATTGTGACAGGAACATCAATAGGGGCAATGAATGGATGTTTATTAGCTCAACAAGATTTAGAGGCTTTGGAAAAACTTTGGAACCATATAGATATTTCTCAAGTCTTTGCTGGTGGCTTTCAACCAGATTTTCAATTTGATTTAGATACTATGTTAAATCAATCTAACTTAATTATTTCTTTTTTTAAGAAATATATAAAAGAAAAAGGGGCTGATATTACACCATTAAAGGAACTTATTCGAAGTTTGTTAAAAGAAGAACAACTCTTATCATCACCAATTGATTTTGGCTTGTGTACAGTTCATTATCCATCATTAAAACCATTATTCATTACCAAAGAAGAAATGAACAAACAATATATATTTGATTATCTCATTGCAAGTGCATCATGTTTTCCAGTTTTTCCAATTCATTCAATTCAAAACGAAGACTTTATAGATGGTGGTTATTATGATAATGTTCCAATTGACCTCGCTTTTGATATGGGTGCTGATGAGATTATTGTTGTGGATATGAATAGTAAAGAAGCAACTCATAAACATTATGTCAATCGTCCTCATATCACATATACAATGCCTTATGTGGATTTAGGTGGATTCATGGACTTTAGTCGTGAAGCATTAGATAGAAATAAACGTTTGGGTTATCAAACAGCCATGAAATGTTTTGGTGATTACTTGGGGGTAAAATATACATTTCAGCAGTTTGAATCACCTTTGTTTCATGTTTTTTATAAAGATATTCTTTATTTAGAACGTTATATGCGTAAAATGTTTAGAAGTGATACAGGTGGTAATCTTGTTTATAGATTCATGGAGGCTCATAAGGATCAGCCTTTAAGTGAAAATGATTATTTATTTGTAGCTTTAGACTGGACATTAGAACTTGTAGGGCGTGATCCAAGTTATGTTTATCAGTTTGATTTGGTGGTTCAAGATTTGTTAAAGGATTTTGAAAAATACACAAATCCAGAATATCAAATGGTATCATTACGTTCAACAGATGAAATATCTAAAACATTAAAGAATATTAATAAGTTAGGTGTTGTAGGACGTTTGTTGCATGGTATGCTGTATCCTGCAGAAGAGAAGGTCGATGTTGAGAAATTTCTTACATTATTTTCTAAAGAAGTCATTATCGCTAGGCTTCTGTTTATGTTATATAATGAAAAAAGAGATGAGACTTCAGTTGAAAACTGAGTTCTTATCTCTTTTTATAATTAAATATATATGTTCTTTTTCGTTTTATCGTATATAATTTTAAGTCCTTTGAATGTTAAATCAACATCATAAATATCAATTTCATCAGTTTCGCTTGCAATAATACGTCCTAAACCACCTGTTGAAATGACTTTTAGGTTTTCTCCATATTCTTCTTTAATCGTTCTAATAATATATTCAGTTTGACCAATATATCCGAAAACAATTCCAGCCTGCATACTTTTAATTGTATTCTTAGCAATAATTTTATTAGGTTTTTGAATTTCGATTTCTGGCAATTTAGCAGCTTGTGAGGAAAGGGCATTTGTTGATATACCAATACCAGGAGCAGTTGCTCCCCCTATAAACTCACCCTTAGCAGTAACAACATCATAAGTTGTTGCTGTTCCAAAATCAATGACCAAACAAGGTCCACCATAAGTATAAAAGGCACCAGCTGCATCTACTAATCGATCGGCACCAAGTGTTGAAGGATTGTCAATGCGAATATCAATACCTGTTTTGACACCTGGACCAATAAATATAGGATTCTTATGAAGATATTTTTTAATACAGTTGGTAAAAGAATAGTTGATTTTTGGAACGACGCTACTAATAATAATATCCTCGATTTGTTCAACTTCAATTGAAGATGCATTTAAGAAAGATAATAACATGAATCCATATTCATCAGATGTTCTTTGAAACTTTGTTGTTAAACGATAATTACCAATTAACTGATCTCGGTCATAAACTCCCATTGTAATATTTGTATTACCAATATCGATAGCAACTAACATAATGATTCCTCCATCTTTTTTAATGTCATTAAAATTTCATAAGCAAGCTCATCCTTAGATAATAATCCATAATCTTTCATACTATCTTGAGTTATAAATGTTACAATATTTGTATCCCCTTGAAAGCCAGCACCATCTGTTTTTAAATGATTAGCAACAATCATATCACAATTCTTTTTCTTCAATTTATCCTGAGCATGTTCAATCAAGTCACTGGTTTCCATTGCAAAACCACATAGAATCTGCTGTGGTAATTTTTTTTGACCTAAATCAAATAAAATATCTTTATTTTTTATAAGTTCTAAAGTCATTTTATGATCATTTTTCTTGATTTTTTGATCTGCGATATTTTGGCTAGCATAATCTCCAACTGCGGCTGACATAATGATAAAATCTTGTTGTTTTGAAATCTCATGAATAGCCTGATACATATCATCCGCACTCACAACGTTTATGCAATTGATGCCATATGGTTTTTTGAGATAAGTAGGGCCACTGACAAGTGTAACATCTGCTCCTAAACAAAAGGCTGCTTTAGCGATGGCATACCCCATCTTGCCACTTGAATGATTTGTAATATAACGAACGGGGTCAATACTTTCTTGTGTAGGTCCAGCACTCACTAAAATCTTTTTACCTGTTAATGTTTTTTTAGACAAGGCATAATGTATCATTTCCATAATATCTTCTTGATCAGCCAGTTTTCCACGTCCTATATCGCCACATGCTAATAAACCACAAGTAGGTTCTACAAACAATACACCAGTCTCTTTTAAAGATTGCATATTTTTTTGAGTTATAGGATTTTCAAACATGTGAACATTCATAGCAGGCGCAATCAATTTTGGACAAGTTGCTGCTAAGAAAGCACTTGTTAACATGTTATCTGCCATCCCATAAGCTAATTTGGCAATCGTATGTGCACTTGCTGGAACGACTATAAATAAATCAGCATCTTTGACAATATCAACATGTGTAATGATAGCAGGATTCTCATCATCAAAAGTATCAATATAAACTTTTCTTTTTGTAAGTGATTGAATACAAACTGGTGTGATAAATTTTGCAGCACTCTCACTCATCATGACTTCAATATGATAATCTTTTTTTGTTAAATCACTAATCAATTGGATAGCTTTATATGCTGCAATACTTCCAGTTATTCCAACAATAATCTTTTTAGACATACAATAAACCTCATTTCTTTATTTTAATTTTATTAATATACGTGAGACCATAACTGCAATCATGGTTCCAACAATAGCTTCTAATAAGCCACTTGTTGTTATAATACCAATAAGGTAAGGGAATAAAGCACTTAAATCTTTACCAATAGCACTCGCATATTGAGAACCAAAGATAAAATAAATACCACCTAATACCAAAACTGTATTTGTCATAGCACCTAAAAAAGAACCAACAATCATTGCCATGAATTCATTTTTATCTTTTAACTTTTCAAAAAGAAGACCAGCAATATATCCGATAAGAACTCTTGGCACAATTGCAATGAATGCACTCATCAAAGATTTACTGATAAAAGGTGAAAAGACAAAAGAAGTCAAGGTTGGTTGAATAGTATTGATAACTAAACTAGAGATACCAAATACTAGTCCTATGCCTGCTCCCTGTTTTTTTCCAAGAACAATTCCTGCGATAATAACAGGAATATGCAATGTTGTTGCACGTAAAGGTCCAATTGGAATGAAACCAAGAAAAGGCACCATAACCATGAGAATTTCTATCGCTATAAATAGCGACATGAACGAAAGGTTCTTTGTTTTTTGTTTATTCATTTTTCTCCTCCACTGTCGTTTCTTTTGAATACGACGCTTCCTTAAATTTGTCAAAAGAATATATAAGTTAATGCTTATAAAAGTCACTACTTGAGTTATATTTCCTTTAACAAAGCCATTATACACTACTTATAACGAAAAAACAATTTTCCTACTCATTTTATGTTCCATATTTTGACAATCAAAATGAAATAAGGGAGTGGTCTTTTTTTAAATCACTGACATATGTTAAATATGGATATGATCATATTAGTATAGAGATTGCTTTTTAAAATAATTATGTTGGATATGATTGTATTTATAAAAAAGCATATCAAAAATATTAAATAATATAATTATTTAATAGTAATAATTACTATTATTAAAAAAGTTCTTGATTTTGCCAATTTTTGTAGTATAATAAAGACAGATGAAAAAATGAAGGAGGAAATTTAATTATGGCTAAATGGGTATGTAAAGTATGTGGGTATGTACATGAAGGAGATACACCTCCAGAAGTATGTCCAATTTGTAAAGTTTCAGCTGATAAATTTGAAAAAGTAGAAGAAGAAAAAAATTCAAAATATGCAGGTACAAAAACAGAAAAGAATTTAATGGAAGCATTTGCTGGTGAATCACAAGCAAGAAACAAATATACGTATTTCGCAGAAATGGCAAGAAAAGAAGGTTTAGAACAAATCGCTGCTATTTTTGATGAAACTGCAGATCAAGAAAAACAACATGCAAAAATGTGGTTCTCTGAATTTCATGGTATTGGAGCGACTGATGAAAACTTAGTTGCTGCAGCTGCTGGTGAAAATGAAGAATGGACAGATATGTATGCAAGAATGGCTAAGGAAGCAAGAGAAGAAGGATTTGAAGAATTAGCAATTAAATTTGAAAACGTTGGTAAAGTGGAAAGATCACATGAAGCACGTTATTTAAAATTATTGGATTCATATAAGAATGGTAAAACATTCAAAGGAGATGCACCAAAGGGATGGAAGTGTAGACAATGTGGATTTATCTACGAAGGTGAAGAAGCGCCAGAAAGATGTCCAACTTGTGGTTATCCAAAAGCATTTTTTGAAAGAATGACTGAAAACTATTAATTAGTATGTGGTGATGAGATTTTCTCATCACTTTTTCTTTTTCTTAATGGGTTCACATTTTATGAGATTTATTGTAGAATAAAAAGGCATGAAAAAAGGAGAGGTTTTATGGCTAGAGAGAAATTTTCATCGCGTTTTGGCTTTATTTTGATTTCAGCTGGGTGTGCGATTGGATTAGGAAATGTATGGCGATTTCCTTATGTGGTAGGGCAATATGGTGGTGCTCTGTTTGTTTTAATTTATTTGTTGTTTTTAATTCTATTAGGAGCACCAATCATGACAATGGAATTTGCGGTTGGAAGAGCAAGTCAAAAAAGTGCCGTTTCTGCTTTAACAACTTTAAAGCCAGGGCAGAAAATCTGGAAAGGTGTTGGCTATTTTCAGGCAGCTGGAAATTATATGCTGATGATGTTTTATACAACAGTTGGTGGCTGGATGCTTGCTTATTTCTTGAAGATGATCAAGGGAGAATTTAATGGTATAACACCAACTCAAGTGGGAGATATCTTTAATCAATCTTTACAAGATCCATTTATGCAGGTTTTTTGGATGATTGTTGTTGTTGCATTAGGATTTGGTGTTTGTTCATTAGGACTACAAAATGGTGTTGAAAAGATGACAAAGATTATGATGTCATCATTATTTGTCATTATTTTGATTTTGGTTGTTCGTGCTATCACTTTACCTGGTGGCGGTGAAGGTTTAGCTTTCTATTTAATTCCTAATTTAGATTCTATTGCTAGATATGGAGTCTTGGAGGTTATATTTGCAGCTATGGGACAGGCATTCTTCACCTTGAGTTTAGGGATTGGAGCTATTGCTATATTTGGAAGTTACATAGGCAAAGAACGTCGTTTATTAGGCGAAACAATGAGTGTTTGTACATTAGATACACTTGTTGCTTTGATGTCAGGTTTAATTATTTTTCCAGCCTGTTTTGCTTTTGGTGTAAATCCTGAAAGTGGACCTGGTCTTGTCTTTATTACTTTACCTAGTATTTTTAATGAAATGTGGATGGGACAGCTTTGGGGAAGTTTATTTTTTGTTTTTATGAGTTTTGCAGC harbors:
- a CDS encoding FeoA family protein, which encodes MTLDEVKPGMTVVIETVGGKGLLRRRLLEMGLTPKTKIKVRKVAPMGDPIEVYLRSYVLTLRKDDASKIAIKEVSDE
- the feoB gene encoding ferrous iron transport protein B — protein: MSRKIALIGNQNCGKTTLFNALTGSSQHVGNFPGVTVEQKKGFIKKHKEQFELIDLPGIYSLSPYTSEEIVSIQFLLDEHPDLIINIVDATNMERNLYLTMQLMELNIPMILVLNMMDEVVSSGNCIDLDGLKEKLGMSIVPISASKNEGIEDVITEIERNMDQPARHLDLCHGPVHKAIHSISHIVEQKVRALHLPVRYCVTKLIEGDKEMFKTLQLSENDCHIIEHILEGMEEESGTDREAALVDMRYSFIEEVCQDCVFTECETKEQIRSEKIDLLLTHKYLGIPVFILIMLFIFYFTFYLIGAPLQDLMDSGITIVSDWLLAFLETNHVAYWLRALIGDGILAGVGSVLSFLPVIVILFFFLSLLEDSGYMARVAFVMDKALRKIGLSGRSFVPMLIGFGCSVPAIMATRTLSSDRDRKMTIVLTPFMSCSAKLPIYGMIIAAFFPSKAAIVMITIYCIGILVAVVSALLLKNTIFLGEPVPFVLELPAYRIPTAKNVMLNVWDKAKDFIRKAFTVIFIASIVIWFLQSFNFQFEMIEDSSQSILAAIGTFVSPIFKPLGFNDWRASTALMTGITAKESVVSTLSVLTATNTATSLNSALAGIFTPMSAFAFLVFTVLYMPCIAAFAATKRELGSWLQALLTAGFQTGMAYLVAMLIYQIGNLFL
- a CDS encoding lactate utilization protein produces the protein MEENLKTLLKIKETELIKSFEANNMTLMFVKNQTELETYLKSILKDGKKVAVGGSVTLNQMGVVDLLRTSDVHFIDRYEEGLSRDVMEDRFREAFYADLFITSTNALTMDGCLYNVDGTGNRVAAMIFGPKEVIVIAGLNKICQDEAGALSHIKNCSAPANAIRLNKKTPCVKTGRCMECHSPERICSSFVKLGYQGKVNRMKVIIVEDYLGY
- the malQ gene encoding 4-alpha-glucanotransferase; the encoded protein is MKKQAGLLFPISVLPGRYGVGDFGQHAYELVDKMASASITLWQILPLNPLGYGNSPYQPLSTHAGDEIYLSLAGLVEDNLLLAEEVTSFHTLYHFVDYKEVRHVKEKLYLKAFERFEETDEYQRFVKENDWVHLYAVFKVFKDHNHQKSWVEWEDEYKYYYRDLSFSLTPFLKEINYQIFLQYYFFKQWNALKNYANQKGISIIGDMPIYVGLDSVDVWVNQQCFLLEEDGKPSFVAGVPPDYFSKFGQRWGNPLYDWEYLSKHQFDFWVERMKAASQIYDTVRIDHFRAFDTYWKIPESESTAIIGDWIEAPGYQLFDTLFNKVPELSILAEDLGELRHQVYDLRDHYHLKGMYVFQFHYCYDFDFHKVVVYTGTHDNDTLVGWLDSLEKEDYKKVSTYIANYDEVHDYQKIIHYCLDLEAMHVIVPVWDMMGCDTSARFNVPGKIGSPNWEYRLSSFEQFDSYLEDYKNMIEVSGRKGV
- a CDS encoding patatin-like phospholipase family protein, with product MKRAVVLAGGGSKGAYEAGFMKALSELGIDYQIVTGTSIGAMNGCLLAQQDLEALEKLWNHIDISQVFAGGFQPDFQFDLDTMLNQSNLIISFFKKYIKEKGADITPLKELIRSLLKEEQLLSSPIDFGLCTVHYPSLKPLFITKEEMNKQYIFDYLIASASCFPVFPIHSIQNEDFIDGGYYDNVPIDLAFDMGADEIIVVDMNSKEATHKHYVNRPHITYTMPYVDLGGFMDFSREALDRNKRLGYQTAMKCFGDYLGVKYTFQQFESPLFHVFYKDILYLERYMRKMFRSDTGGNLVYRFMEAHKDQPLSENDYLFVALDWTLELVGRDPSYVYQFDLVVQDLLKDFEKYTNPEYQMVSLRSTDEISKTLKNINKLGVVGRLLHGMLYPAEEKVDVEKFLTLFSKEVIIARLLFMLYNEKRDETSVEN
- a CDS encoding type III pantothenate kinase, whose translation is MLVAIDIGNTNITMGVYDRDQLIGNYRLTTKFQRTSDEYGFMLLSFLNASSIEVEQIEDIIISSVVPKINYSFTNCIKKYLHKNPIFIGPGVKTGIDIRIDNPSTLGADRLVDAAGAFYTYGGPCLVIDFGTATTYDVVTAKGEFIGGATAPGIGISTNALSSQAAKLPEIEIQKPNKIIAKNTIKSMQAGIVFGYIGQTEYIIRTIKEEYGENLKVISTGGLGRIIASETDEIDIYDVDLTFKGLKIIYDKTKKNIYI
- the coaBC gene encoding bifunctional phosphopantothenoylcysteine decarboxylase/phosphopantothenate--cysteine ligase CoaBC gives rise to the protein MSKKIIVGITGSIAAYKAIQLISDLTKKDYHIEVMMSESAAKFITPVCIQSLTKRKVYIDTFDDENPAIITHVDIVKDADLFIVVPASAHTIAKLAYGMADNMLTSAFLAATCPKLIAPAMNVHMFENPITQKNMQSLKETGVLFVEPTCGLLACGDIGRGKLADQEDIMEMIHYALSKKTLTGKKILVSAGPTQESIDPVRYITNHSSGKMGYAIAKAAFCLGADVTLVSGPTYLKKPYGINCINVVSADDMYQAIHEISKQQDFIIMSAAVGDYASQNIADQKIKKNDHKMTLELIKNKDILFDLGQKKLPQQILCGFAMETSDLIEHAQDKLKKKNCDMIVANHLKTDGAGFQGDTNIVTFITQDSMKDYGLLSKDELAYEILMTLKKMEESLC
- a CDS encoding ECF transporter S component, which gives rise to MNKQKTKNLSFMSLFIAIEILMVMVPFLGFIPIGPLRATTLHIPVIIAGIVLGKKQGAGIGLVFGISSLVINTIQPTLTSFVFSPFISKSLMSAFIAIVPRVLIGYIAGLLFEKLKDKNEFMAMIVGSFLGAMTNTVLVLGGIYFIFGSQYASAIGKDLSALFPYLIGIITTSGLLEAIVGTMIAVMVSRILIKLK
- the rbr gene encoding rubrerythrin, coding for MAKWVCKVCGYVHEGDTPPEVCPICKVSADKFEKVEEEKNSKYAGTKTEKNLMEAFAGESQARNKYTYFAEMARKEGLEQIAAIFDETADQEKQHAKMWFSEFHGIGATDENLVAAAAGENEEWTDMYARMAKEAREEGFEELAIKFENVGKVERSHEARYLKLLDSYKNGKTFKGDAPKGWKCRQCGFIYEGEEAPERCPTCGYPKAFFERMTENY